Proteins found in one Drosophila innubila isolate TH190305 chromosome X, UK_Dinn_1.0, whole genome shotgun sequence genomic segment:
- the LOC117793895 gene encoding poly(ADP-ribose) glycohydrolase has protein sequence MDSDNESSMEVDGVKHDNVAGKLSPPATQQQQQPQRQRTIDSDSDSDDQWRCHWRCQPLEAVQRGLQPFELDHLGPVVPSGQHKVLHRHPIREPANKPPRPHRATHKWDAKHVRLPCAPESKYPVEADDGTSDIESRWNMIERALLRPISNSKQLQAAILSYNSTYKGQWGFGALHKLFDEELDESESRVFFEDLLPRVTRLALRLPELIQAPIPLLKQNHTCALTLSQEQVSCLLANALLCTFPRRNTLKRKSEYSSFPDINFNRLYQSSGPAVLEKLKCIFHYFRRVCPTERDASNVPPGCVTFVRLSAKPENQVNWHLSGAALSSIPIHINAGGTIEDQGMGLLQVDFANMYLGGGVLGHGCVQEEIRFVICPELLVSKLFTECLSPTEALLMVGCERYSNYTGYANTFVWEGNHEDHTPYDSSRRRRTAIVAIDALSFGKTSKAQQYREDLMLRELDKASIGFKHWLSTPAPGVATGNWGCGAFGGDPYLKALIQMMVCAHHGRPLAYFTFGNCQLRDDLHELWQLFRAHGTTVQQMWSVLRRFKKDGANKSLYQFVLEEVKKLHKPTGDKTKEAQLTTPQPAATTAATATATTQHSPDLFADDSNDSLANGALISDDDDDEEQEQANAMMSAASLESCGSSSSNSTSNTTTTNLTTGATNSPKRQLTLLEMLDRHYDQAHSNGSKRQHQSSISEKCLKTRKDCKDGDASSGSNCRY, from the exons ATGGACAGTGATAACGAGAGTAGCATGGAGGTAGATGGAGTTAAGCATGACAACGTAGCCGGTAAACTGTCCCCGCCAgcaactcaacaacaacaacaaccacaacgacagCGCACAATTG ATAGTGACAGTGATTCGGATGATCAGTGGCGTTGTCACTGGCGATGTCAGCCCCTTGAGGCGGTGCAACGCGGTCTGCAGCCCTTCGAGTTGGATCATCTGGGTCCGGTTGTGCCCAGTGGTCAGCATAAGGTGCTCCACCGGCATCCGATACGTGAGCCGGCTAATAAACCACCGCGTCCACATCGCGCCACACACAAGTGGGATGCGAAGCACGTGCGTCTGCCGTGTGCACCGGAGAGTAAATATCCCGTGGAGGCGGACGATGGCACATCGGACATTGAGTCACGTTGGAATATGATTGAACGTGCGTTGTTGCGTCCGATTAGCAATAGCAAACAATTGCAGGCGGCGATATTGTCATACAACAGCACATACAAGGGACAATGGGGATTTGGGGCACTGCACAAACTGTTTGACGAGGAGCTGGACGAGAGTGAGTCGCGTGTGTTCTTTGAGGATCTGTTGCCGCGGGTTACCCGCCTCGCTCTGCGTCTGCCGGAACTCATCCAGGCGCCAATTCCACTGCTCAAGCAGAATCACACATGTGCGCTGACCTTGAGCCAGGAGCAAGTGTCCTGTTTATTGGCCAACGCACTCCTCTGCACATTCCCCCGTCGCAATACACTCAAGCGAAAGTCCGAGTATAGCAGCTTCCCGGACATTAACTTTAATAG GCTCTATCAGTCAAGTGGTCCGGCTGTGCTGGAGAAGCTCAAGTGCATATTCCATTATTTCCGGCGCGTGTGTCCGACGGAAAGAGACGCCTCCAATGTGCCGCCGGGTTGTGTGACCTTTGTGCGTCTCAGCGCCAAGCCGGAGAATCAAGTCAACTGGCATCTAAGCGGAGCAGCCTTGTCGAGCATCCCAATTCACATAAATGCGGGTGGAACGATTGAGGATCAGGGCATGGGATTGCTGCAGGTGGATTTTGCCAACATGTATCTGGGTGGCGGTGTACTCGGACACGGTTGTGTGCAGGAGGAGATACGCTTTGTTATTTGCCCGGAACTGCTTGTGTCCAAGCTCTTCACCGAGTGTCTGTCGCCAACGGAGGCCCTACTAATGGTGGGCTGTGAACGTTATAGCAATTACACGGGATACGCCAACACCTTTGTGTGGGAGGGCAATCACGAGGATCACACACCATATGACAGCTCACGGCGTCGTCGTACAGCCATTGTGGCCATTGATGCACTCAGTTTTGGCAAGACATCGAAGGCGCAACAGTATCGGGAGGATCTAATGTTGCGGGAGCTGGACAAGGCGTCCATTGGCTTCAAGCACTGGTTGTCGACACCGGCGCCGGGTGTCGCCACTGGCAACTGGGGCTGTGGTGCCTTTGGCGGTGATCCGTATTTGAAGGCGCTCATCCAAATGATGGTCTGTGCCCATCACGGTCGTCCCTTGGCCTATTTTACATTTGGCAATTGCCAGCTGCGTGACGATCTGCATGAGCTATGGCAACTGTTTCGGGCACATGGCACCACGGTGCAACAAATGTGGTCGGTGTTGCGGCGCTTCAAGAAGGACGGAGCCAACAAGTCGCTGTATCAATTTGTGCTCGAGGAGGTCAAGAAACTGCACAAGCCGACAGGCGACAAAACCAAAGAAGCACAGCTGACAACACCACAaccagctgcaacaacagcagcaacagcaacagcgacaacacaACACAGTCCAGATTTATTTGCCGATGATTCAAATGATTCATTGGCCAATGGAGCTTTAATATcggatgacgatgatgatgaggagcaggagcaggcaAATGCCATGATGTCCGCTGCCAGTCTTGAGagctgtggcagcagcagcagcaacagcactagcaatactacaacaacaaatttgacaACAGGTGCAACAAATTCACCGAAACGTCAATTGACATTGCTCGAGATGCTCGACCGGCATTATGACCAGGCTCATTCCAATGGCTCCAAGCGACAGCATCAGTCTTCCATATCGGAAAAGTGCCTCAAAACACGTAAAGATTGCAAGGATGGTGATGCCAGCAGCGGTAGCAATTGCCGTTATTAG
- the LOC117793357 gene encoding probable insulin-like peptide 7, whose amino-acid sequence MSLSLIGAAAARPRNWTLRGAVLLLALQLIQTPNALQHTEEGLELLFRERSQSDWENVWHGERHSRCRDKLVRQLYWACEKDIYRLTRRNRKRGGDEIPLKGSYNPGSGSGAAASTWLHVNYANMLLRSRRSDAPSITNECCTKNGCTWEEYAEYCPSNKRRNHY is encoded by the exons ATGAGCCTGAGCCTAATCGGAGCAGCAGCCGCTCGGCCTCGCAACTGGACTCTACGCGGCGCTGTTCTTCTCCTGGCACTGCAGCTCATCCAGACTCCGAATGCCCTGCAGCACACCGAGGAGGGCCTCGAGCTGCTCTTTCGCGAACG CTCTCAGTCGGACTGGGAAAACGTCTGGCATGGGGAAAGGCATTCACGCTGTCGGGACAAATTGGTGCGACAACTGTACTGGGCCTGTGAGAAGGACATCTACAGGCTGACACGACGCAATCGGAAGAGGGGTGGCGATGAGATACCTTTGAAGGGCAGCTACAATC CTGGATCTGGATCTGGAGCAGCTGCATCGACCTGGTTGCATGTGAACTATGCCAACATGTTGCTCCGCAGCAGGCGCTCGGATGCACCCTCCATAACCAACGAGTGTTGCACCAAGAATGGTTGCACCTGGGAGGAGTACGCCGAGTATTGTCCCTCCAACAAGCGTCGCAATCATTACTAA
- the LOC117792271 gene encoding uncharacterized protein LOC117792271, giving the protein MAQIRPPKFKVNSYKLFRKSYVLAVIQKLKPFINERYAQYLLEESKRVHVPDDMDVSQNGALLQNQKEKLDNFIATTIDPFKPFWQSRTSQGPSTSLSTIGESMRDTTLSDSSSSSDSTGSINQSTDRHSSGSTDLDGIYPMWNNLSDSQSSNLSNSIHDFFASTDNQLPLVNYAVVRPAPRIGHRTEIDMTSIETLLRRPIYLEYLMANVNKIGTEPTLAIELNDQMHLEDTDLPDNNNSNIIDSVPGTNVVRPVSTWFPTTEKFLKFVLTYLVVVFIIGFLFALVP; this is encoded by the exons aTGGCTCAGATACGC CCACCAAAGTTCAAAGTGAACAGCTATAAATTGTTTCGAAAGAGTTATGTGCTAGCGGTAATTCAGAAACTAAAGCCATTTATCAATGAACGCTATGCTCAATATCTTTTAGAAGAGTCGAAAAGAGTTCACGTTCCGGATGACATGGATGTGTCCCAAAATGGGGCGTTACTGCAAAACCAAAAGGAAAAGTTAGACAATTTTATTGCCACCACAATTGATCCGTTCAAGCCATTTTGGCAGAGTAGAACCAGCCAGGGACCAAGCACAAGCTTGTCAACCATAGGAGAGTCTATGAGAGACACGACACTTAGTGACAGTTCCAGTTCAAGTGATTCGACTGGTAGCATCAATCAG AGTACGGATCGGCATTCTAGTGGATCTACAGATCTGGATGGGATTTATCCGATGTGGAATAATTTATCCGATTCACAAAGCTCAAATTTGTCTAATTCGATTCACGATTTCTTTGCTTCAACCGATAATCAATTGCCATTAGTCAATTATGCAGTGGTTCGACCAGCACCTCGAATCGGACATCGAACCGAAATCGATATGACTTCAATTGAAACACTCCTAAGGCGTCCAATATATCTAGAGTATTTAATGGCCAATGTCAATAAGATTGGAACAGAGCCGACTTTAGCAATTGAGCTAAATGATCAGATGCATCTGGAGGACACCGATCTCCCTGATAACAATAACTCTAACATTATTGATTCCGTTCCGGGCACCAATGTGGTTAGACCTGTTAGTACCTGGTTCCCAACTACagaaaaatttcttaaatttgttttaacttATTTGGTTGTCGTATTCATAATTGGATTTCTTTTCGCCCTTGTGCCTTAA